The genomic interval CAAAGTCCAGCCGCCGCTGCAGCAGCCAGGCATGCGGGCTCATGTCCAGTTCCTCGCGGAACAGGGCGTGCAGGCGGCTGACACTGAGGTGGGCGACGCGGGCCATCGTGGCGGTCGACCAGGGCAAGCCCGGCCGCGCCTCCACACGGGCCAGCAGCGCCGCCAGCCGCGAGCGCGGCTGCGGCGTTTCCAGCGCCAGCGCGTCGAGCAGCAGCGGCACCCATCCCTGCAGCAGCGGGCGCGCAACGGCGCTTGCACTTGCCATCAGTTCCATGAATTCGACCAGCTTGCGCACGGCCGGCCCCAGCGGCGTGAACGGCCGCTCGGCCAGGCGCGCCAGCGCGTCGTGCTCCATCGCTGACCCGTCAATATCGAGGATGAACGAGCGGTTGGCGTCGTGGCTGACCTGCGTATGCCAGGCGCCAGGCGCCACCAGGGCGCCGTGCAGCGGATCGAGCCGGCCCTGCCTGCCTTCAATCTCGAGCTGCACGGTGCCCGACAAGGGCAGCACCAACTGGGCGAAAGCGTGGCGATCCCATTCCGGCTCGGTGCCGTAGCTGCGGATGGCCAGGTCGACGGACGGTGTTTCGAGCGTGGGCACGGCGAATGGGGGAATGGTGGAAGGACGAGTCTAGCATGGTGCCGAACGACTCGCCGGAGCAATAAAGAGCCCACCCGCAGGTGAATGCCGGTCATTCAAGCCATGCTGTAGAGCGCCTGACAAGACCTCCAGTCCAGCGTTGCATCGTCTCGCCGTACGCTCGTACTGTCTTCGACGACACGCTTTGTTCTGAAGCTTTTGTCAGGCGCTCTTGTACGTTCCGACGCAGATGTGACAGCGCTTATTCTTCCAGGAACGATGCACAGGCCCGTAGGGTGGGCGGCTCCACCCTTTCAGCTAGCGAACCGGCCACGTCTGTGCCGCCCACGCGTTCAACCAGCAGGCGATTCGTCGCAAGGTTTCAGCGTGTGGTTGGACGCGTGGGCGGCATCGAAGCAGCGGGCGGACACGCGCCCGGGTAGAGCCGCCCACCCTACAGGTCTGTACGATTCTCCCTGGAAGACTTCGGCTTTACTGATTGGCATTAACCCGCAGGTGGGCTTCCTCTCTTCATGCCGGCGTTTCCGTTGCGCGAGCGGCGCGCTTACCTGGCTGCGGCCACGCAGGTCTTGTACTCGGTCGCGCAAGGCACGAATTCCGACTTCGCCGGCTTCTCGTTCGGGTTGAGCGCGCGGGCCTTGTCGATGACGGTCGCCTTGCAGGCAGCAAACGTGTCCTTGCACTGTCCGATCGGCGTCATGCTGATCATCGGCTTGACGTCGTCGCGCACGCACTGGCTGTATTCCTCCTTGCACAGCTTCTTGGCCGCACCCGGCTCTGCGGCGCCGTCGGTACCGGCCACGCACTGCTTGAAGGTGTTCTTGCAGTTCAGTTGGGCCGCACGGATCTTCGTGTTCGAGTCGATGCCGAGGAAGGCCGGCAGGAAAGGCGCCACTTGGTCGATGCAGGCCTGGGTCGCGACCTTCTGTGCCTCCGCCACGGCCTCGTAGTCGTTCTGCTGCCAGCTGGCCAGCGATTGCGGCTTCGACACGTATTCGCAGCCGCGTTCCACGGAGCGCGCCTTGTGCATGAAGCGGTCTTCTTCGCCTTCGATCACCTTGGTGAAACGGGCGGCAAAGCGCAGCACGTAGTCGTCCTCGTGTTCCTTGTCGGCGTTCAGCTCGTGGTAGACCAGGTTCCAGGCGATTGGGGTGATCGACAGGGTGTTCTTGTAGGATGGCTTGGCGGCATCCTCGCTGTCGTCGTCGAACAGGTCGACGATTTTCTGGTCCAGCAGCGTGGGCAGGCCGACGCGGAAGGGGCTGGCCAGCTTGCGCGTGTCTTGTTCATCCTTGATCTCGTCGCCGTAGAAGTCGTCTTTGGTACGGCCGTTGATCGCGCTTGAGGCGCCGAGCACCGCGAGCGTTACACCGACGGCGACGTTGGTGACGTTGGCGCCGACGACGC from Massilia sp. Se16.2.3 carries:
- a CDS encoding AraC family transcriptional regulator; the encoded protein is MPTLETPSVDLAIRSYGTEPEWDRHAFAQLVLPLSGTVQLEIEGRQGRLDPLHGALVAPGAWHTQVSHDANRSFILDIDGSAMEHDALARLAERPFTPLGPAVRKLVEFMELMASASAVARPLLQGWVPLLLDALALETPQPRSRLAALLARVEARPGLPWSTATMARVAHLSVSRLHALFREELDMSPHAWLLQRRLDFACRCLAASAWPIAEVALQAGFADQVRPDARHAPAPRYHPGDLPPHPARTRRIAGRTRASAKNAVVRDYP